In the genome of Pontibacillus halophilus JSM 076056 = DSM 19796, one region contains:
- the yihA gene encoding ribosome biogenesis GTP-binding protein YihA/YsxC, with amino-acid sequence MKINHAELVISAVSKKQYPEEALPEFALAGRSNVGKSSFINKMIQRKALARTSSKPGKTQTLNFYRLNESIMFVDVPGYGYAKVSKTERAKWGKMMEEYFQERQQLNMCMLIVDIRHDPSEDDVMMYDFLKHFELPITVIATKMDKIKRGQRAKQLSRITKVLELAPEDQIIPFSSETGEGKDEAWKAIRAYL; translated from the coding sequence ATGAAGATTAATCATGCGGAACTTGTAATAAGTGCCGTAAGCAAAAAGCAATATCCAGAAGAAGCATTGCCGGAGTTCGCGCTTGCGGGTCGGTCAAATGTGGGGAAATCATCCTTTATTAATAAAATGATACAACGAAAAGCGTTAGCAAGAACCTCTTCAAAACCTGGGAAGACTCAAACGCTTAACTTCTACCGTTTGAATGAATCCATTATGTTTGTTGACGTTCCAGGCTACGGGTACGCCAAAGTATCAAAGACTGAGCGTGCCAAGTGGGGCAAGATGATGGAAGAGTACTTCCAAGAACGACAGCAACTTAATATGTGTATGCTGATCGTGGATATCCGCCACGATCCATCTGAGGATGATGTGATGATGTATGACTTTCTGAAGCACTTTGAGCTTCCTATTACGGTCATTGCAACGAAGATGGACAAGATTAAGCGAGGTCAACGTGCTAAGCAATTAAGCCGTATCACAAAGGTGCTTGAACTTGCACCAGAAGACCAAATCATTCCTTTCTCCTCAGAAACGGGAGAAGGTAAAGACGAAGCTTGGAAAGCAATTCGTGCTTACTTGTAA
- the lonB gene encoding ATP-dependent protease LonB, whose product MSLTSIVLMVQMFFGVVIGLYFWNLLKNQRSQKVTIDRESKKEMAQLRKMREIRLTEPLSERVRPRSFHDIVGQKDGIEALRAAICSENPQHVIIYGPPGVGKTAAARLVLEEAKSQTESPFKQDAVFVELDATTARFDERGIADPLIGSVHDPIYQGAGAMGQAGIPQPKQGAVSNAHGGVLFIDEIGELHPIQMNKLLKVLEDRKVYFESAYYSEENQQIPLHIHEIFQKGLPADFRLIGATTRMPDEIPPAIRSRCLEVFFRELEQEEIVQIADKAVQKVNYLGEEAALRTLSNYARNGREAVNMIQIALGRSKKQGRSAIAQSDIEWVVDASQLMPRYEKFIHSEDQIGVVNGLAVYGPNTGAILEIEVSVLPTSKEGTINITGIAEEENIGSQSKSIRRKSMAKGSIENVLTVLRSLGVPAHEYDIHVNFPGGVPVDGPSAGVAMAVAIFSAIYRIPVKHDVAFTGEISLRGQVKPVGGVMAKVRAARKAGATVAFIPEENDQAMFHEMDGIKVVPVTTIEQALARGLKGEIDSFLPARPQQDPTIIRKAGER is encoded by the coding sequence ATGTCTCTAACGAGTATTGTTTTAATGGTCCAGATGTTTTTTGGTGTTGTCATTGGACTGTACTTTTGGAATCTGTTAAAGAACCAACGTTCACAGAAGGTCACCATCGACCGTGAGTCTAAAAAAGAAATGGCTCAGCTAAGAAAAATGAGAGAAATTCGTCTTACAGAACCGCTCTCTGAACGAGTGCGACCACGTAGCTTTCATGATATAGTCGGGCAGAAAGATGGAATTGAGGCCTTGCGTGCAGCCATTTGTAGTGAAAATCCTCAGCATGTCATTATTTACGGTCCACCTGGTGTTGGAAAGACCGCTGCGGCCCGCTTGGTGTTAGAAGAGGCAAAGTCGCAAACTGAATCACCATTTAAACAGGATGCTGTGTTCGTAGAACTAGATGCCACAACAGCTCGCTTTGATGAAAGGGGAATTGCTGATCCCCTTATTGGATCGGTTCATGACCCTATTTATCAAGGGGCAGGGGCCATGGGGCAAGCTGGTATTCCTCAACCCAAGCAAGGTGCCGTATCTAATGCGCACGGTGGGGTCCTATTTATTGATGAAATCGGAGAGCTTCATCCAATTCAAATGAATAAGTTGTTGAAAGTACTAGAAGACCGGAAAGTTTACTTTGAAAGTGCGTATTATAGTGAAGAGAACCAACAAATACCGCTACATATACACGAGATTTTTCAGAAGGGGTTACCAGCGGATTTTCGTTTAATTGGTGCAACGACAAGAATGCCAGATGAAATTCCGCCGGCAATTCGTTCAAGGTGCTTGGAAGTTTTCTTTAGAGAATTGGAGCAAGAAGAGATTGTACAAATCGCTGATAAAGCCGTCCAAAAGGTGAACTATCTTGGAGAAGAAGCTGCTCTTCGTACCTTATCGAACTACGCTCGAAATGGGCGTGAAGCAGTCAACATGATTCAAATCGCTTTAGGTCGTTCCAAGAAGCAAGGGCGGTCTGCTATTGCACAATCTGATATTGAATGGGTAGTCGATGCATCGCAACTCATGCCTCGTTATGAGAAATTCATTCATTCAGAAGATCAAATCGGCGTTGTCAATGGTCTGGCTGTATATGGCCCAAATACAGGTGCTATCCTCGAGATTGAAGTGAGTGTGCTTCCAACTTCTAAAGAAGGTACGATTAACATTACGGGGATTGCAGAAGAAGAGAACATAGGTAGCCAGAGTAAGTCCATCAGAAGAAAGAGTATGGCTAAAGGGTCTATTGAGAATGTACTTACCGTTCTCCGGTCGCTCGGTGTCCCAGCTCACGAATATGATATTCACGTCAATTTCCCTGGGGGCGTGCCAGTTGATGGGCCTTCTGCTGGAGTGGCTATGGCTGTAGCTATTTTCTCAGCCATTTATAGAATCCCTGTGAAGCACGATGTTGCGTTTACTGGTGAAATTAGTCTACGGGGACAAGTGAAACCGGTTGGGGGAGTGATGGCTAAAGTTCGAGCTGCGAGAAAAGCTGGAGCTACCGTTGCCTTTATTCCTGAAGAGAACGACCAGGCCATGTTCCATGAAATGGATGGGATTAAAGTCGTTCCAGTTACAACGATTGAACAGGCTTTGGCAAGAGGATTAAAGGGAGAAATTGATTCGTTCCTTCCTGCTCGACCACAGCAAGACCCGACTATCATTCGAAAGGCCGGGGAACGATAA
- a CDS encoding transporter substrate-binding domain-containing protein, with protein MKKWYMSILALAFVVVLSACGSGEEDEASTDTGGNDADSNLTLIDEGKFSYAASGEYKPFSYMNMDNEMEGFDIDVANAVAEELGLEPVQNRYKFSAIVEGVKTGRFDAAVASHTITPEREEQVDFSDAYYYSGAQIFTQPGSEFEKLEDLEGKDVAVSKGSTYQKYADEVTEDVSVYDSDVVALQALAKGQHDAVITDFLTGKEAIGNDLDIEARSMIERSEQAIAVSKENPELLEAINEALKTLREDGTLTEISQEYFGEDITTKPE; from the coding sequence ATGAAGAAATGGTACATGAGCATTCTTGCACTTGCCTTTGTCGTCGTACTTAGTGCATGTGGGTCTGGAGAAGAAGATGAAGCAAGTACGGATACGGGCGGGAATGATGCTGATTCAAATTTAACGCTAATTGATGAAGGTAAGTTCAGCTATGCAGCCTCAGGCGAGTACAAACCGTTTAGTTATATGAATATGGACAATGAAATGGAAGGGTTCGACATTGATGTAGCCAATGCTGTTGCAGAAGAGTTGGGCCTTGAACCTGTGCAGAATCGTTACAAATTCTCAGCGATTGTAGAAGGGGTTAAAACAGGTCGTTTCGATGCTGCAGTAGCCAGTCACACGATTACACCTGAACGAGAAGAGCAAGTAGACTTCTCTGATGCGTATTATTATTCTGGAGCTCAAATCTTCACTCAACCAGGAAGTGAATTTGAAAAGCTTGAAGACCTGGAGGGGAAAGATGTAGCCGTGTCGAAAGGCTCCACGTACCAAAAGTATGCGGATGAAGTAACAGAGGACGTAAGTGTGTACGACAGTGACGTTGTGGCTCTTCAAGCGTTAGCGAAAGGTCAGCACGATGCTGTAATTACAGACTTCCTGACAGGTAAGGAAGCAATCGGAAACGACCTAGACATTGAAGCGCGTTCTATGATTGAACGAAGCGAACAGGCAATCGCTGTTTCTAAGGAGAATCCGGAATTATTAGAAGCCATCAATGAGGCGCTTAAGACGTTGCGAGAAGACGGTACGCTAACTGAGATTAGTCAAGAATACTTCGGTGAAGATATTACGACGAAACCAGAATAA
- the lon gene encoding endopeptidase La: MVMHLDVGRDKSVQAIEKAMVNDNRILLSAQKEVNVDDPSLDDIYTIGTIAYIKQMLKLPNGTIRVLVEGEQRARIVQYAQEEDMFEVEYEQVEEVHDNPNQEEALMRSLLEQFEQYIKVSKKISDETLASVKDIDVPGRLADIVTSHLSLKIKDKQEVLEISNVAQRLQHIIEIIGNEKEVLQLEKKIGQRVKTSMERTQKEYYLREQMKAIQKELGEKDGKTGEIAELKEKIEQAQMPEKVEQTALKELDRYEKVPQSSGESSVIRNYIEWLVSIPWHEETDDNLDVPHAEEILNEDHYGLDKVKERILEYLAVQQLTQSIKGPILCLVGPPGVGKTSLVRSIARSLNREYVRSSLGGVRDEAEIRGHRRTYIGAMPGRIIQGMKRAGTVNPVFLLDEIDKMASDFRGDPSSAMLEVLDPEQNSSFSDHYIEENYDLSNVMFVATANNMQTIPGPLLDRMEVISIAGYTELEKLHIAKEHLLPKQIKENGLNKNQLQVREEALYKLIRRYTREAGVRNMERQLAALCRKAAKIIVSEGKKKVVVTDKKLEEMLGAPLFRYGQAEAEDQIGTATGLAYTSAGGDTLSIEVSLYPGKGKLTLTGKLGDVMKESAQAAFSYIRSRAEELKIDPDFHQNLDIHIHVPEGATPKDGPSAGITMATALVSALSGRPVRKEVGMTGEITLRGRVLPIGGLKEKSLSAHRAGLTTIIMPAENEKDLEDIPDSVKEGLTFIPVRHLDEVLDRALVEEK; encoded by the coding sequence ATGGTGATGCACTTAGACGTAGGGCGAGACAAATCTGTACAAGCAATCGAGAAAGCGATGGTGAATGACAATCGGATACTTCTTTCTGCACAGAAAGAAGTCAACGTAGATGATCCATCTCTGGATGACATATATACAATTGGTACTATTGCTTACATTAAACAGATGTTGAAACTTCCGAACGGGACAATTCGCGTTCTTGTAGAAGGTGAGCAGCGCGCAAGAATTGTTCAATATGCTCAAGAAGAAGACATGTTCGAGGTTGAATATGAACAAGTAGAAGAAGTTCACGACAACCCGAATCAAGAAGAAGCACTAATGCGTTCTTTATTAGAGCAGTTCGAACAATACATTAAAGTATCAAAGAAAATTAGCGATGAAACGCTAGCGTCTGTGAAAGACATTGATGTCCCAGGCCGTTTAGCGGATATTGTAACGTCCCACCTCTCGCTAAAAATCAAAGATAAACAAGAAGTGTTAGAAATCTCGAATGTAGCACAACGATTGCAACATATTATTGAGATTATTGGAAACGAGAAAGAAGTTCTTCAATTAGAGAAGAAAATTGGCCAACGAGTAAAGACTTCCATGGAACGTACTCAAAAAGAGTACTACCTAAGGGAACAAATGAAAGCAATCCAGAAGGAGCTCGGTGAAAAGGATGGCAAGACAGGCGAAATAGCAGAGCTTAAAGAAAAAATTGAACAGGCTCAAATGCCTGAAAAAGTGGAACAAACTGCACTAAAAGAGCTAGACCGTTATGAGAAAGTTCCACAAAGCTCAGGGGAGAGCTCTGTCATCCGTAACTACATTGAGTGGCTTGTGTCTATTCCGTGGCATGAAGAAACAGATGACAATTTAGATGTCCCTCATGCCGAAGAAATTCTGAACGAAGATCATTATGGGCTAGACAAAGTGAAGGAACGCATCTTAGAATATTTGGCTGTACAGCAATTAACTCAGTCTATTAAAGGGCCTATTCTATGCCTCGTTGGGCCTCCAGGTGTTGGGAAGACTTCATTAGTGCGTTCTATTGCTCGTTCATTAAACCGTGAATACGTGCGTTCCTCTTTAGGTGGCGTTCGGGATGAAGCTGAAATCCGCGGTCACCGTCGAACGTATATTGGAGCAATGCCAGGCCGTATTATCCAAGGGATGAAGCGAGCAGGTACGGTTAACCCGGTCTTTCTATTGGACGAGATCGACAAGATGGCTAGTGACTTTAGAGGAGATCCATCTTCTGCAATGCTTGAAGTGCTAGACCCTGAACAGAACTCTTCATTTAGCGATCATTATATTGAAGAGAACTATGATCTTTCAAACGTCATGTTCGTAGCCACAGCTAACAATATGCAGACGATTCCTGGGCCGTTGTTAGACCGTATGGAAGTTATATCGATAGCGGGTTATACAGAGCTTGAGAAGCTTCATATTGCCAAGGAACACCTACTACCGAAACAAATCAAAGAAAATGGCTTGAACAAGAATCAATTGCAAGTAAGAGAAGAAGCTCTCTATAAGCTCATTCGACGATACACGCGTGAAGCCGGGGTTCGAAATATGGAGCGTCAGCTAGCAGCCTTATGTCGAAAAGCGGCAAAGATTATTGTATCTGAAGGAAAGAAGAAAGTTGTTGTAACGGATAAGAAGCTCGAAGAAATGTTAGGAGCGCCGCTCTTCCGGTATGGGCAAGCGGAAGCTGAGGACCAAATCGGAACGGCAACTGGACTCGCCTACACATCAGCAGGAGGAGACACGTTGTCCATTGAGGTCTCCCTTTATCCGGGCAAAGGTAAATTAACCTTAACCGGTAAGCTTGGCGATGTAATGAAAGAATCTGCTCAAGCAGCGTTTAGCTATATCCGTTCTCGAGCAGAAGAGTTAAAGATTGACCCTGACTTTCATCAGAACTTAGATATTCACATTCACGTACCAGAAGGGGCTACACCGAAAGATGGCCCATCGGCAGGAATAACGATGGCTACAGCACTCGTATCAGCGTTAAGTGGTCGTCCTGTTCGTAAAGAGGTAGGCATGACTGGGGAAATTACGCTTCGTGGTCGGGTCCTTCCAATTGGTGGCTTGAAAGAGAAATCGCTTAGTGCGCACCGAGCTGGATTAACGACAATTATCATGCCGGCTGAGAATGAAAAAGACTTAGAAGATATACCTGATAGCGTGAAAGAAGGATTAACCTTTATTCCTGTTCGTCATTTAGACGAAGTGTTAGATCGCGCTTTAGTGGAGGAGAAATAA
- a CDS encoding AbgT family transporter produces the protein MGQNETTSKGNGLLFRSLDWIERIGNRLPSPLTLFFLLALLVVLLSGIFSGVSVPNPNVEEEGAVQVKNLFSEEGLQYIFTSAVDNFIGFAPLGAVLVTMLGIGLAEHTGLVGAALKGVVLAVPKRFITAALVFAGIMSSVAVNAGYVVLPPLGAVLFLGLGRHPIAGLAAAFAGVSGGFGANLLLTSTDAILTELTFEAIQGVDPSYAAGINVTMNYYFMIASVALITILGTWVTHRIVEPRLGAYEGEKGEDLEQLTIQEKKGLKAAAFSFIAMLALFAYLAFGPLRGNASEVDFLDSPFFDSLVFVIFLLFFVPGLVYGRMMNTITNDKDLTNFLGKSMASMSGYIALAFTAGQFIAYFRESNMGTVIAVKGSTFLESVGDGGFTGIPLILTFMVITMGVNLFIGSSSAKWTILAPVFVPMMWNFGYSPEFTTLIYRVADSSTNMITPLLLYFPVIIAFAQRYQKKMGIGTLIATMLPYAITFAIFWTILMIVWMLLGIPVGPDAPIRVN, from the coding sequence GTGGGTCAGAATGAAACAACATCTAAGGGGAATGGTCTTCTGTTTCGGTCATTGGATTGGATAGAGCGGATTGGTAATAGACTTCCGTCTCCTCTAACTCTATTTTTCCTGTTGGCATTACTGGTTGTCCTATTATCAGGGATCTTTTCTGGAGTCTCTGTGCCAAATCCGAACGTGGAAGAGGAAGGGGCTGTACAGGTTAAGAACCTGTTCAGTGAGGAAGGTCTCCAATACATCTTTACAAGCGCAGTTGATAACTTTATAGGCTTTGCTCCACTTGGTGCGGTGCTCGTTACGATGCTCGGAATTGGACTTGCAGAGCATACGGGATTAGTAGGTGCTGCTTTAAAAGGGGTTGTACTGGCTGTTCCTAAACGGTTTATCACGGCAGCTCTTGTGTTCGCTGGTATTATGTCGAGTGTTGCTGTTAATGCTGGGTACGTTGTGCTCCCGCCGCTTGGAGCCGTGTTATTCTTAGGACTTGGACGCCACCCAATTGCTGGTCTGGCTGCAGCGTTTGCTGGTGTATCAGGTGGATTTGGAGCTAATTTGTTGCTCACATCTACGGATGCAATCTTGACCGAGTTGACGTTTGAAGCGATTCAAGGGGTCGATCCTTCTTATGCTGCTGGCATCAATGTGACCATGAACTACTACTTCATGATTGCATCTGTCGCACTTATTACTATTTTGGGAACGTGGGTCACGCACCGTATTGTTGAACCTCGCCTTGGAGCGTATGAAGGGGAGAAGGGGGAAGATTTAGAGCAATTAACAATTCAGGAGAAGAAGGGGCTAAAAGCTGCCGCGTTCTCTTTCATCGCGATGCTCGCTTTATTTGCTTATTTAGCTTTCGGTCCACTTCGAGGAAATGCTTCAGAAGTTGATTTTCTCGATTCTCCATTCTTTGATTCACTCGTGTTTGTCATCTTTTTATTATTCTTTGTACCTGGCCTTGTCTATGGCCGTATGATGAACACGATTACGAACGACAAGGACCTGACGAATTTCCTTGGTAAATCAATGGCGAGTATGAGTGGCTATATTGCGCTTGCATTTACAGCTGGTCAGTTTATCGCTTATTTCCGTGAGAGTAATATGGGCACAGTCATTGCCGTCAAAGGATCTACCTTCTTAGAAAGTGTGGGAGACGGAGGGTTTACAGGCATTCCGCTTATTCTTACCTTTATGGTCATTACGATGGGAGTTAATCTATTCATTGGCAGCTCTTCTGCTAAATGGACCATTTTAGCGCCTGTATTTGTGCCAATGATGTGGAACTTTGGATACTCGCCAGAATTCACCACTCTTATTTACCGCGTTGCGGATTCATCAACAAACATGATTACACCATTGCTTCTCTACTTCCCGGTCATCATTGCTTTTGCACAACGGTATCAGAAGAAGATGGGCATTGGAACGCTAATTGCGACGATGTTGCCGTATGCAATTACGTTTGCAATCTTCTGGACGATTCTTATGATTGTGTGGATGCTTCTTGGTATCCCAGTGGGCCCGGATGCACCTATTAGAGTTAACTAA
- a CDS encoding amino acid ABC transporter permease → MLSGLEHLFNLLIESRGLFGKAVLLTFQLTAVSIVLAIVIGLVVALMKISKVRVLEGLANVYIFIVRGTPLIVQIFVFYYGLSQGEFKISGFWSASLGLAFHNGAYIAEIFRGAIQSIEKGQMEAGRSLGMSHTLTMRRIILPQAFRRALPPLGNQFIIGLKDSSLAAFVGLSEIFNVATTMGSSTFDYMSWLLICAFYYLILVFILTLGVTYLEKKLEVQP, encoded by the coding sequence ATGTTATCTGGTCTAGAGCACTTATTTAACTTGTTAATTGAAAGTCGTGGTCTATTTGGGAAAGCCGTTCTTCTTACATTTCAGCTGACTGCAGTATCCATTGTGTTGGCTATCGTAATCGGCTTGGTTGTTGCACTTATGAAAATTTCGAAGGTAAGAGTATTGGAAGGGCTTGCGAATGTATATATCTTTATTGTTCGAGGGACTCCATTAATCGTTCAAATCTTTGTGTTCTATTATGGGTTATCACAAGGAGAATTTAAGATTTCTGGATTTTGGTCTGCTTCGTTAGGACTAGCCTTCCACAATGGTGCCTATATTGCAGAGATCTTCAGGGGAGCCATACAGTCCATAGAGAAAGGGCAGATGGAAGCTGGTCGTTCACTTGGAATGAGTCATACGTTGACGATGCGTAGGATTATATTACCTCAAGCCTTCCGACGCGCTCTACCTCCACTTGGCAACCAATTTATTATCGGGCTAAAGGATTCCTCTCTAGCTGCCTTCGTTGGTCTTTCTGAAATCTTTAACGTAGCAACCACAATGGGGTCTTCTACATTTGACTACATGTCTTGGCTTCTAATCTGTGCGTTTTACTACTTAATACTCGTGTTTATATTGACCCTTGGAGTGACCTATTTAGAGAAGAAGCTAGAGGTACAGCCTTAA